One window of Nocardia sp. NBC_00508 genomic DNA carries:
- a CDS encoding LLM class F420-dependent oxidoreductase, translated as MTIRLGYQMPNFSYGKSVRELFPTVIAQAREAEAAGFDTVFVMDHFYQLPGIGTPDEPMLEAYTALGGLATATERIQLSALVTGNTYRNPAMLAKTVTTLDVVSGGRAVLGIGAGWFELEHRSFGYDFGTFTTRFERLEEALQIVQPMLCGQRPTFDGKWYHVENAMNEPRIRDDVPILLGGSGEKKTFRLAARFADHLNLICNASELPRKIEVLRDRCAEVGRDPATLETSYLCFLMVDEDGDLVRKQQRDYLSRMGIDLSSLSESEIAQTPADRQFVGTPDEVAEQLRTRVLDRGVDGLIVNMVLNGHEPGAVELAGRTLAPLVG; from the coding sequence GTGACCATTCGCCTCGGTTATCAAATGCCCAACTTCAGCTACGGCAAGTCGGTGCGCGAGCTGTTCCCGACGGTCATCGCGCAGGCCAGGGAGGCCGAAGCCGCCGGTTTCGACACGGTCTTCGTGATGGACCATTTCTACCAACTGCCCGGCATCGGCACGCCCGATGAGCCGATGCTCGAGGCATACACCGCATTGGGTGGCCTCGCCACGGCCACGGAGCGAATCCAGTTGTCGGCCTTGGTAACCGGCAACACCTACCGCAATCCGGCCATGCTCGCCAAGACCGTCACCACGCTGGACGTGGTCAGCGGCGGCCGCGCCGTGCTCGGCATCGGCGCGGGCTGGTTCGAGCTCGAGCACCGATCCTTCGGCTACGATTTCGGCACCTTCACGACCCGCTTCGAACGGCTCGAGGAGGCACTGCAGATCGTCCAGCCGATGCTGTGTGGGCAGCGCCCCACCTTCGACGGCAAGTGGTACCACGTCGAGAACGCGATGAACGAGCCTCGCATCCGCGACGACGTGCCGATCCTGCTCGGCGGCAGTGGCGAGAAGAAGACCTTCCGCCTGGCCGCCCGTTTCGCCGACCACCTCAACCTGATCTGCAACGCTTCCGAGCTGCCACGCAAGATCGAGGTTCTGCGTGACCGCTGCGCTGAGGTCGGCCGCGACCCCGCGACGTTGGAGACCAGCTATCTGTGCTTCCTGATGGTGGACGAAGACGGCGACTTGGTCCGCAAGCAGCAGCGAGATTACTTGAGCCGCATGGGTATCGACCTGTCGTCGCTGTCGGAGTCCGAGATAGCGCAGACGCCGGCCGATCGCCAGTTCGTCGGTACGCCGGACGAGGTTGCCGAGCAGCTGCGGACCCGCGTCCTCGACCGCGGCGTCGATGGTCTGATCGTCAACATGGTCTTGAATGGACACGAACCGGGCGCGGTCGAACTCGCCGGACGCACCCTGGCGCCGCTGGTGGGCTGA
- a CDS encoding class I SAM-dependent methyltransferase, translating into MIAPPWRASYGIDAPSVLLLLGVLAVGYFAAALVVALFQQLRPSLLLLLIGTVLAAQFGLFLHATLRGKFRVWAGLLDDLTLRGDELLLDMGCGRGAVLLAAARRLPAGRAVGLDLWCSADHCGNIPATAEQNALAENVADRIELHTGDMTRMPFPDGAFDVVVSSLAIHTIKTAQGRADAVREACRVLRPGGKLVIVDIGKTSEYRATLAASGVTGVTHRGVGWRMWWGGPWVPTRALTATAPG; encoded by the coding sequence ATGATAGCCCCTCCGTGGCGAGCGTCGTACGGTATCGACGCGCCGTCGGTGCTGCTGTTGCTGGGAGTTCTCGCGGTCGGGTATTTCGCCGCCGCACTGGTGGTGGCGCTGTTCCAGCAGCTGCGTCCTAGCCTGCTGCTCCTGCTGATCGGAACCGTGCTCGCCGCGCAGTTCGGCCTGTTCCTGCACGCGACCCTCCGGGGCAAGTTCCGGGTCTGGGCGGGTCTGCTCGACGACCTCACGCTGCGTGGCGACGAACTGCTGCTCGATATGGGCTGCGGCCGCGGCGCGGTGCTGCTCGCGGCCGCGCGGCGGCTGCCCGCCGGACGCGCCGTCGGCCTGGATCTGTGGTGCTCCGCCGACCATTGCGGCAACATTCCGGCCACCGCCGAGCAGAACGCACTCGCCGAGAACGTCGCCGATCGCATCGAACTGCACACCGGTGACATGACCCGCATGCCGTTCCCGGACGGCGCGTTCGACGTCGTCGTGTCCAGCCTGGCCATCCACACCATCAAGACCGCGCAGGGCCGCGCCGACGCCGTCCGCGAGGCATGCCGCGTCCTGCGGCCCGGCGGCAAGCTGGTCATCGTGGACATCGGTAAGACCAGCGAGTATCGCGCCACGCTGGCCGCGAGCGGCGTTACCGGAGTCACCCACCGCGGCGTTGGTTGGCGGATGTGGTGGGGCGGCCCCTGGGTGCCGACCCGTGCCCTCACCGCCACCGCCCCCGGATAG
- a CDS encoding dihydrofolate reductase family protein, with translation MRKLIVTENITLDGVIEATDWFDVADREGVDQSDLVAELREQAAASDAVLFGRVTFEQMRGYWPNRTDDTSGVTEHLNKVTKYVVSGTLREPEWDNTVILRGPPAEEIAVIKTAPGRDIVATGSIRLVRALIAADLVDEYRLFVYPVVLGTGERLFAGATRVPALRLVETRPFRSGVVLLRYRRR, from the coding sequence ATGCGGAAATTGATCGTGACCGAGAACATCACCCTTGACGGGGTGATCGAGGCGACGGACTGGTTCGATGTCGCCGACCGGGAAGGGGTCGATCAGTCCGATCTCGTCGCGGAACTGCGAGAGCAGGCCGCGGCATCGGACGCCGTGCTGTTCGGGCGGGTCACTTTCGAGCAGATGCGTGGGTACTGGCCGAATCGGACCGACGACACCAGCGGAGTAACCGAGCACCTGAACAAGGTGACGAAATACGTGGTATCCGGCACGCTGCGGGAACCGGAGTGGGACAACACGGTGATCCTGCGCGGTCCGCCGGCCGAGGAGATCGCCGTGATCAAGACGGCGCCGGGCCGGGACATCGTCGCCACCGGCAGCATCCGGCTGGTCCGAGCCCTGATCGCCGCCGACCTGGTCGACGAGTACCGCCTGTTCGTCTACCCCGTGGTGCTCGGGACCGGTGAGCGGCTGTTCGCGGGCGCGACCCGGGTTCCGGCGCTGCGGCTGGTCGAGACCCGCCCGTTCCGCTCCGGCGTGGTGCTGCTGAGATATCGCCGCCGATAG
- the rpsP gene encoding 30S ribosomal protein S16, translating to MAVRIKLTRMGKIRNPQYRVVVADARTRRDGRAIESIGMYHPKEEPSLIQIDSERVQYWLGVGAQPTEPVLQLLKITGDWQKFKGIDGAEGTLKVKPSKPSKLDLFNAALAAADNEPVAEAVTPKKKAGKKDAGEGAEAEAAE from the coding sequence GTGGCTGTTCGCATCAAGCTCACCCGCATGGGCAAGATCCGCAACCCGCAGTACCGCGTCGTCGTCGCGGACGCCCGCACCCGCCGGGATGGCCGGGCCATCGAGTCCATCGGCATGTACCACCCGAAGGAAGAGCCCTCGCTCATCCAGATCGACTCCGAGCGCGTGCAGTACTGGCTGGGTGTCGGCGCGCAGCCGACCGAGCCGGTTCTCCAGCTGCTGAAGATCACCGGTGACTGGCAGAAGTTCAAGGGCATCGACGGCGCCGAGGGCACCCTGAAGGTCAAGCCGTCGAAGCCGTCGAAGCTGGACCTGTTCAACGCCGCGCTGGCCGCCGCCGATAACGAGCCGGTCGCCGAGGCGGTCACCCCGAAGAAGAAGGCCGGCAAGAAGGACGCCGGAGAGGGCGCCGAGGCCGAGGCCGCCGAGTAA
- a CDS encoding RNA-binding protein, whose translation MSAVVADAVEHLVRGIVANPDDVRVELITGRRGRTVEVHVHPDDLGKVIGRGGRTATALRTLVAGIGGRGIRVDVVDTDQ comes from the coding sequence GTGAGTGCCGTAGTCGCCGATGCCGTCGAGCACTTGGTGCGCGGCATCGTCGCCAATCCCGATGACGTCCGCGTAGAGCTGATCACCGGCCGCCGCGGGCGCACGGTCGAGGTGCACGTTCATCCTGATGACCTGGGCAAGGTGATCGGCCGCGGCGGACGTACCGCGACCGCGCTGCGTACCCTCGTCGCCGGCATCGGCGGCCGGGGCATCCGGGTCGACGTGGTCGACACCGACCAGTAG
- the rimM gene encoding ribosome maturation factor RimM (Essential for efficient processing of 16S rRNA) codes for MELVVGRVAKAHGVRGELVVEVRTDEPEARFAPGITLRGRLPRTDDVRDFTVESAREHSGRLLVFLAGVADRTAADALRGMLFVVDSADLPPSEDPDEFYDYELEGLEVRLTDETVVGSVREVLRSAAGELLAVRAADDGREILIPFVTAIVPTVSLADGVIVIDPPEGLLDPE; via the coding sequence ATGGAACTCGTCGTCGGACGGGTCGCCAAGGCGCACGGCGTGCGCGGCGAACTTGTCGTCGAGGTGCGCACCGACGAGCCCGAGGCACGTTTCGCACCCGGCATCACGCTGCGCGGTCGACTGCCGCGAACCGACGACGTCCGCGACTTCACCGTGGAGTCGGCCCGGGAGCACTCGGGCCGGCTTCTGGTGTTTCTCGCCGGCGTCGCCGATCGCACCGCGGCGGACGCGCTGCGCGGCATGCTGTTCGTGGTCGACAGTGCGGATCTACCGCCGTCGGAGGATCCGGACGAGTTCTACGATTACGAGCTGGAGGGGCTCGAGGTCCGGCTCACCGACGAGACGGTGGTCGGGTCCGTGCGCGAGGTATTGCGTTCCGCGGCGGGCGAGCTGCTCGCGGTGCGTGCCGCAGACGACGGCCGGGAGATCCTGATCCCGTTCGTCACCGCGATCGTTCCCACCGTGTCGCTCGCCGACGGCGTGATCGTCATCGATCCGCCCGAGGGCCTGCTCGACCCGGAATGA
- the trmD gene encoding tRNA (guanosine(37)-N1)-methyltransferase TrmD — protein sequence MKLDVVTIFPEYLEPLRTALLGKAIDKGLISLTVHDLRRWTHDVHKSVDDAPYGGGPGMVMKPAVWGDALDEVCPDDALLVVPTPAGVPFTQATAHSWAAERHLVFACGRYEGIDQRVFDDAARRVRVEEVSIGDYVLIGGEAAVLVMTEAVVRLLPGVLGNQQSHQEDSFSDGLLEGPSYTRPVTWRGLEVPPILLSGDHAKVAAWRREQSLARTRERRPDLLGEHDTTREPGR from the coding sequence ATGAAACTCGACGTCGTCACGATCTTCCCCGAATACCTCGAGCCCCTGCGCACAGCGCTGCTCGGTAAGGCGATCGACAAGGGGCTGATCTCCCTCACCGTGCACGATCTGCGTCGCTGGACACACGACGTGCACAAGTCGGTGGACGACGCGCCCTACGGCGGCGGGCCCGGCATGGTCATGAAGCCGGCCGTGTGGGGTGACGCCCTCGACGAGGTGTGCCCCGACGACGCCCTACTCGTCGTCCCCACGCCTGCGGGTGTGCCGTTCACCCAGGCCACCGCGCACAGCTGGGCCGCCGAGCGGCATCTCGTCTTCGCCTGCGGCCGCTACGAAGGCATCGACCAGCGAGTCTTCGACGACGCCGCCCGGCGGGTGCGCGTGGAGGAGGTCAGCATCGGCGACTACGTGCTGATCGGCGGCGAGGCGGCGGTGCTGGTGATGACCGAGGCCGTGGTCCGTTTGCTGCCCGGCGTGCTCGGCAATCAGCAATCCCACCAAGAGGATTCGTTCTCCGACGGCCTCCTCGAAGGCCCCAGCTACACCCGCCCGGTCACCTGGCGCGGCCTCGAGGTCCCGCCGATCCTGCTCTCCGGCGACCACGCGAAAGTCGCGGCCTGGCGCCGCGAGCAATCCCTCGCCCGCACCCGGGAACGCCGCCCGGACCTGCTCGGGGAGCACGACACGACGCGCGAACCCGGGCGATAG
- a CDS encoding helix-turn-helix transcriptional regulator: MTHTALLRPRDADALRAEIRWVAGTAGVPVAFGGEVHGDALLLSEFVGTLTNGLRGLAVVRTWGLGGRVMDSGRPAAVSDYRTASSITHDYDGPVSGEGIRSVLAVPVVVDRRSRAVLYAATRGAAPLGDRTADLVVRAARRLAGELAIRDEVDRRLRMLEVATPSAGTAPAVTEELRDIHAELRGMARSAEDDRLRGRLHAVCERLTRVLVGEPHPDRPRLSRRELDVLSQIALGCTNQEVAQRLSLGPETVKSYLRNAMVKLDAHSRHEAVVAARRHGLLP; encoded by the coding sequence ATGACCCACACCGCGCTGCTGCGTCCCCGCGACGCCGACGCATTACGCGCCGAGATCCGCTGGGTGGCCGGCACCGCGGGCGTGCCGGTGGCTTTCGGCGGCGAGGTGCACGGTGATGCCCTGCTGCTGTCGGAATTCGTCGGCACACTCACCAACGGACTGCGCGGGTTGGCTGTCGTTCGCACGTGGGGGCTCGGTGGCCGGGTGATGGATTCTGGGCGTCCCGCCGCGGTCTCGGACTACCGCACCGCGTCCTCGATCACGCACGACTACGACGGACCGGTCTCCGGCGAAGGCATCCGGTCGGTGCTCGCCGTCCCGGTGGTCGTGGACCGGCGCTCCCGCGCGGTGCTCTACGCCGCGACCAGGGGCGCGGCTCCGCTGGGTGACCGCACCGCGGATCTCGTCGTTCGAGCCGCTCGCCGCCTGGCCGGCGAGCTCGCCATTCGCGACGAGGTCGACCGACGCCTGCGGATGCTGGAGGTGGCCACACCGTCGGCCGGCACTGCCCCGGCCGTCACCGAGGAACTGCGCGACATCCACGCCGAACTCCGCGGCATGGCGCGCTCCGCCGAAGACGACCGGTTGCGCGGACGTCTGCACGCGGTGTGCGAACGACTCACCCGCGTCCTGGTCGGCGAACCGCACCCCGACCGTCCGCGACTGTCCCGGCGCGAACTCGACGTGCTGTCTCAGATCGCCCTGGGCTGCACCAACCAGGAAGTGGCACAACGTCTCTCACTCGGACCGGAAACCGTGAAGAGCTACCTGCGCAACGCGATGGTCAAACTCGACGCCCATTCCCGGCACGAGGCGGTGGTGGCGGCGCGCCGCCACGGTCTGCTGCCCTGA
- a CDS encoding AMP-binding protein: MGTDPNQRVRELLDCYDRPDASAADLLCDRHPADRVAFTIIEADLSSTDLTYGELRERSARFAAALAGLGVESGDRVATLMAKSADLVVALLGIWRRGAVHVPLFTAFAPPAIALRLAAAEVSIVIADSDQASKLAPGPDLPADPPWRLIASGEEAPEGAVRMADLLDSHSADHPNARPIAVGGDGLLVQLFTSGTTGTPKGVPIPLRALASFHAYQEFALDVRPGDVFWNAADPGWAYGLYYAILGPLATGIRSILLHAGFSAPLTWQVLEAFGVTNFAAAPTVYRALRAESAAPPVHSRLRRASSAGEPLTPEVVAWSMEHLGVAVRDHYGQTEHGMVICNAWREDLDTETPAGSMGRALPGWSCAVLAEDADTIAPIGEVGRLAIDTARSPLLWFLGYLDAPERTAQRYTADGRWYVTGDAGSQDANGFFRFSARDDDVIIMAGYRIGPFEVESVLVLHEQVAEAAVVGMPDDLRGEVLEAFIVLRDGVVGSPELTSELQSLVKRKFAAHAYPRRVHFVASLPKTPSGKVQRFVLRQGGIR; the protein is encoded by the coding sequence ATGGGCACCGATCCGAATCAGCGGGTGCGCGAGCTGCTGGACTGTTACGACCGCCCTGACGCATCGGCGGCGGACCTGCTGTGCGATCGGCACCCGGCCGACCGGGTCGCCTTCACGATCATCGAGGCCGATCTGTCCTCGACCGACCTCACTTACGGCGAGCTGCGCGAACGCTCGGCCCGATTCGCCGCCGCACTGGCCGGACTCGGCGTCGAGTCCGGCGATCGGGTCGCCACGCTGATGGCGAAGTCGGCGGACCTGGTGGTCGCGCTGCTCGGCATCTGGCGCCGCGGCGCGGTGCACGTCCCGCTGTTCACCGCATTCGCGCCGCCGGCCATCGCGCTGCGGCTGGCGGCCGCCGAAGTGTCGATCGTCATCGCAGACTCCGATCAAGCGTCGAAGCTGGCGCCCGGTCCGGATCTGCCCGCGGATCCGCCCTGGCGGCTGATCGCCTCCGGCGAGGAAGCCCCGGAGGGGGCGGTGCGGATGGCCGATCTGCTCGATAGCCATTCGGCCGACCACCCGAACGCTCGCCCGATCGCGGTCGGCGGCGACGGCCTGCTCGTCCAGTTGTTCACCAGCGGCACCACCGGCACACCCAAGGGCGTCCCGATTCCGCTACGCGCGCTCGCCTCCTTCCACGCCTACCAAGAGTTCGCACTGGATGTCCGGCCCGGCGACGTGTTCTGGAACGCCGCCGACCCGGGCTGGGCCTACGGCCTCTACTACGCCATCCTCGGCCCGCTGGCCACCGGTATCCGCAGCATCCTGCTGCACGCGGGTTTCTCCGCTCCGCTGACCTGGCAGGTGCTGGAGGCCTTCGGCGTCACCAATTTCGCCGCCGCCCCGACGGTGTACCGCGCGCTGCGCGCGGAAAGCGCCGCGCCGCCGGTGCACTCCCGGTTGCGTCGCGCCTCCTCGGCGGGTGAGCCGCTGACGCCCGAGGTCGTCGCCTGGTCGATGGAGCACCTGGGTGTCGCGGTGCGCGACCACTACGGCCAGACCGAGCACGGCATGGTCATCTGCAACGCATGGCGGGAAGACCTCGACACCGAGACTCCGGCGGGCTCGATGGGTCGCGCGCTGCCGGGCTGGTCCTGCGCGGTGCTCGCCGAAGACGCCGACACCATCGCTCCCATCGGCGAAGTGGGCCGCCTCGCCATCGACACCGCGCGCAGTCCGCTGCTGTGGTTCCTCGGCTACCTGGACGCCCCGGAACGCACCGCGCAGCGCTACACCGCCGATGGCCGCTGGTACGTGACCGGCGATGCCGGTTCGCAGGACGCGAACGGATTTTTCCGCTTCTCCGCCCGCGACGACGACGTGATCATCATGGCGGGCTATCGCATCGGCCCGTTCGAAGTGGAGAGCGTGCTCGTGCTGCACGAACAGGTCGCCGAGGCGGCCGTGGTCGGCATGCCGGACGACCTGCGCGGGGAGGTGCTGGAGGCGTTCATCGTGCTGCGCGACGGCGTGGTGGGCAGCCCCGAATTGACGTCCGAACTCCAGAGCCTGGTGAAGCGAAAATTCGCCGCGCACGCCTACCCGCGCAGAGTGCACTTCGTCGCGAGCCTGCCGAAGACGCCCAGCGGCAAGGTGCAGCGGTTCGTGCTGCGGCAGGGAGGGATTCGGTGA
- a CDS encoding AMP-binding protein — MTSSLEPPLPSYTSGVSDVPLLGDTIGGNLARAVATFPEREALVDRPSGRRWTYRELGTAVDALACGLADQGIGKGDRVGIWAPNCAEWFLLQYATARIGAILVNINPAYRTAELEYVLRQAGVRMLVAAERFKSSDYVAMIEKVRPDCPALAAVLVLGTPEWDALIRTEIDADRLTALAARLCADDPINIQYTSGTTGFPKGATLSHHNILNNGYFVGELCGYTEQDRICVPVPFYHCFGMVMGNLASTSHGAAIVIPAPSFDPEATLASVEAERCTSLYGVPTMFIDLLTELDSATPDLSTLRTGIMAGSPCPVQVMKRVIDRMGMREVCICYGMTETSPVSTQTRRDDGIDRRTATVGRVGPHLEVKIIDPATGLTVPRGEPGELCTRGYSVMLGYWDDPDKTAEAIDAARWMHTGDIGVMDDDGYLAITGRIKDMVIRGGENIYPREIEEFLYTHPDILDAQVIGVPDPKYGEELMAWVRMREGATPLDAAAVREFCTGKLAHFKIPRYVHVVEEFPMTVTGKIRKAEMREIAQAILTSAAKPTSNPPSNN; from the coding sequence GTGACGTCGTCGCTCGAACCGCCCCTGCCCAGCTACACGTCCGGCGTTTCCGATGTCCCGCTACTCGGCGACACCATCGGCGGCAACCTCGCTCGTGCCGTCGCGACGTTCCCGGAGCGGGAAGCGCTGGTGGACCGTCCATCCGGACGCCGCTGGACCTACCGCGAACTCGGTACCGCGGTCGATGCTCTGGCCTGCGGCCTTGCCGATCAGGGCATCGGAAAGGGGGACCGGGTCGGCATCTGGGCGCCGAACTGCGCGGAGTGGTTTCTGCTTCAGTACGCCACGGCGAGGATCGGCGCGATCCTGGTCAACATCAACCCGGCCTACCGCACCGCTGAACTGGAATACGTGCTGCGCCAGGCGGGCGTGCGGATGCTCGTCGCGGCCGAGCGGTTCAAGTCCTCGGACTACGTCGCGATGATCGAAAAGGTGCGGCCGGACTGTCCGGCGCTGGCGGCGGTGCTCGTGCTGGGCACACCCGAGTGGGACGCGCTGATCCGCACCGAGATAGACGCCGACCGGCTCACCGCGCTCGCGGCGCGGCTGTGCGCCGACGACCCGATCAACATCCAGTACACCTCCGGTACCACGGGTTTTCCGAAGGGCGCCACGCTCAGCCATCACAACATCCTGAACAACGGCTATTTCGTCGGCGAGCTGTGCGGCTATACCGAACAGGACCGGATCTGCGTCCCGGTGCCGTTCTATCACTGCTTCGGGATGGTGATGGGCAACCTCGCGAGCACGAGCCATGGTGCGGCCATCGTGATTCCGGCGCCCTCGTTCGATCCCGAGGCGACGCTTGCCTCGGTCGAGGCCGAGCGCTGCACCTCGCTCTACGGCGTGCCGACGATGTTCATCGATCTGCTCACCGAACTGGATTCGGCCACCCCGGATCTGTCCACCCTGCGCACCGGCATCATGGCGGGTTCGCCCTGTCCGGTGCAGGTGATGAAGCGGGTGATCGACCGGATGGGCATGCGCGAGGTGTGCATCTGCTACGGCATGACGGAGACCTCGCCGGTCTCCACCCAGACCCGCCGCGACGACGGCATCGACCGGCGCACCGCCACCGTGGGCCGGGTCGGGCCGCACCTGGAGGTCAAGATCATCGATCCCGCAACGGGTCTCACGGTGCCGCGCGGCGAACCCGGCGAACTGTGTACCCGCGGCTACTCGGTGATGCTCGGCTACTGGGACGACCCGGACAAGACCGCCGAAGCCATCGATGCGGCCCGTTGGATGCACACCGGCGATATCGGCGTGATGGACGACGACGGCTACCTGGCCATCACCGGCCGGATCAAGGACATGGTGATCCGCGGCGGCGAGAACATCTATCCGCGCGAGATCGAGGAATTCCTCTACACCCACCCCGACATCCTCGACGCCCAGGTGATCGGCGTGCCGGACCCGAAATACGGCGAGGAGCTGATGGCGTGGGTCCGGATGCGCGAGGGCGCAACACCGTTGGACGCGGCCGCGGTGCGCGAATTCTGCACGGGCAAACTGGCGCATTTCAAGATCCCGCGCTACGTCCACGTGGTCGAGGAGTTCCCGATGACGGTCACCGGCAAGATCCGCAAGGCCGAGATGCGCGAAATCGCCCAAGCGATCCTCACATCAGCAGCGAAACCCACGTCGAATCCGCCAAGCAACAACTGA